A region from the Aegilops tauschii subsp. strangulata cultivar AL8/78 chromosome 5, Aet v6.0, whole genome shotgun sequence genome encodes:
- the LOC109739111 gene encoding probable protein phosphatase 2C 2 gives MVAGPEVMHQVVPMLEASFRRCPVRGVEEVVVGVGVSSPPLPVDSQSQVDLEVPDLVKTPLETLQFVPKIRSGSFADIGPRRYMEDEHIRIDNLSGHLGSLLLCPSPNAFYGVFDGHGGSDAAAYMKRHAMRLFFEDSEFPEGLQEDDFFSESVANSIRKAFLSADLALADDSVISRSSGTTALTALIFGRQLLVANAGDCRAVLCRKGMAMEMSRDHRPTYEAERQRVTECGGYIEDGYLNGVLSVTRALGDWDMKMPQGSQSPLIAEPEFQQTILTEDDEFLIIGCDGIWDVMTSQQAVTLVRKGLRRHDDPERCARELAMEAKRLQTFDNLTVIVICFASELGGCLRSSEEASSRRIRSCKSLSAEALCNLRRLLESDQ, from the exons ATGGTTGCCGGGCCGGAGGTCATGCATCAGGTCGTTCCGATGCTGGAGGCGTCGTTCCGCCGGTGCCCCGTCAGAGGGGTCGAGGAGGTCgtcgtcggggtcggggtgtcgtcgCCGCCGCTGCCGGTCGATTCGCAATCGCAGGTCGACCTCGAGGTGCCCGATCTG GTTAAGACGCCTTTGGAGACGCTACAGTTTGTCCCCAAGATTCGATCTGGCAGCTTCGCTGATATTGGACCTAGGCGCTACATGGAAGATGAACATATCAGAATTGATAATCTTTCTGGTCATCTTGGCTCACTGTTGCTGTGCCCGTCCCCTAATGCATTCTATGGG GTTTTTGATGGCCATGGAGGTTCAGATGCAGCAGCCTACATGAAAAGGCATGCCATGAGGTTGTTCTTCGAGGATTCAGAGTTCCCAGAAGGATTACAAGAAGATGATTTTTTTTCTGAATCTGTCGCGAACTCAATCCGCAAAGCGTTCTTGAGTGCAGACCTTGCTCTTGCAGACGATTCAGTCATCAGCCGGTCGTCGGGAACCACAGCTCTTACAGCTTTGATCTTTGGAAG GCAGTTGTTGGTTGCAAATGCTGGGGATTGCCGAGCAGTTCTATGTAGGAAAGGcatggctatggagatgtcccGCGATCACAGGCCAACATATGAAGCAGAGCGTCAAAGGGTCACTGAGTGTGGGGGATACATTGAGGATGGCTACCTCAATGGAGTACTGTCCGTTACTCGGGCTCTAGGGGATTGGGACATGAAAATGCCTCAAGGCTCGCAGTCACCTCTCATCGCCGAGCCAGAGTTCCAGCAGACCATCCTCACGGAGGACGATGAGTTCCTCATCATAGGCTGCGACGGGATATGGGACGTCATGACCAGCCAGCAGGCGGTGACCCTGGTCCGAAAGGGGCTCCGGCGGCACGATGACCCCGAGAGGTGCGCGAGGGAGCTCGCCATGGAGGCGAAGAGGCTCCAGACCTTTGACAACCTCACGGTGATCGTCATTTGCTTTGCCTCCGAGCTCGGCGGGTGCCTGCGGTCTTCGGAGGAGGCATCATCGAGGAGGATAAGATCTTGCAAGAGCCTGTCTGCTGAGGCCCTTTGCAACCTTAGGAGACTGCTGGAGTCTGATCAGTAG